A segment of the Vespula pensylvanica isolate Volc-1 chromosome 9, ASM1446617v1, whole genome shotgun sequence genome:
GATCGAGAATCCTAGCGTGGCTAATAGAGAACGTTGATTGCTATTGCGACgaacgtaatatttatattcctcgaacgtttcttctttcgcttcGTCTTTTCGTTCGACCTAATCTCCAGGTTTATCTGCTACCGCAAACTTTccagatttaattattactttcgcAACGTCGATTCGAGGGAAGGCCTTTGTGTCAGGGAGATCTACGAAGCACGCGCAttgtctctccttctctttcttttcctttcgccCGATAGCACGGGGTTTTATCTACCAGGAAAGGACGAGAATCGCTATAATTTACATCTGTGTACGTATTCAAATGTACCGCGTGggtagagaggaaaaagaaagaaagagagaaagagagaaatagagagacagagagagagagagagagagagagagaaaagacgcaGGTAGATCCAAGAGAATATACGACGGCTCGGTTTTTTGCGGCTTGCAGGTTGATACCAAAGAACAAACTATTCGAAGGTGGCCGGTAGTCGTTCTTTTGATACTTTTGCGGGATacgggagaagagaaagaatggcagaacggaagaggaaaaaggcgGAGAGCTTTTTTTCGAGGTAGCGTGGGTGCCTCTAGCACGTTCTCGTTTTGCAAGATGTCCGCGACGGTGGCACGCGCGTGCGCTCGCAAGAGCTCACGATCAACGCCTCCACGCGTTTTCTCCTATCTTTTCGAGAGgatagacgaagagaaagaggactcTCTTAGTCTACGTGGTCTAACCTATGCCAAGGGAGAATATTATAGAACTGATTTTCGCGTAGGTTGGCCCACGTTTTGCGGTGTGTGACACGAGGCGCCACCGCGGCGGGACGTCGCACGTTACACCGATCTCCAGAGCTTACATTTAATCTTACACGTCgcgctctcttttcttctctctctctctctctctctctctctctctctctctctctctctcgtcacGGTGATCGAGACGTTGACCAATTCTCGGGAGACAGCTAGAAGAACAAGCCCGAGCACCGAGCCGTTCTCGTTTCCGGAAtatggaatatttttaatcgagatCCTTAAAATGCACGGGCACGTCCACCTTCTCTTTACGACTGCCTCCACTCGGCTCGCCACGAAATTTATCGCTCGAACTTTTAAAGGGATATCGGAGCTGCAATAAcagatatttatctatccttctctttacgATATTCGGTTTCTACGAgtatctatacgtatacacgtgtgtatgtaccTACGCACGAATCCGGCGAACTATCGAGCTCGTAACGTTTTCCTTCGAAGAATCCAACACACTCGTCtggtttcgtttcgtttcgtttcgtttattatagtttcattttcgtttcggATCGATGGAAGAACGATGGAAGAGCGATGAGCAGCCTAACGAACCACGGCGACAAAACGTTCGCAATAAGAAATATCAAGTTGGTCACGTCGATATAAATAGCATCGAAGAGGAGGTACCGTTGCGGTATCGGGCCAGGTTGAGGGTCGGGCCGAGGGTGACGTGATCGTGATCGATGTAGATCGTTCTCTCGATCTATCCGCGGCAATCCGTGGTCAAGCTCACCGTCGTGTCCTCCATCGATACCGTTCGTATAAACGTACGCGCACACTTACTTGCCCGTACTACACGTTCATGTGGATGTAACATCGAGCTAGTTCGGTGAGATCTGTTTCCGGGTCACGCCACGGCAGGTTGTGTCCGAAGGTATCCATGAACCATTGTCGCTCGTGTTCGATATCTCGATTCTCTCGCATCGATTAGCATTGATTTGTGGATCATCGTGATTAGCCCGCGGGACGGACCAACGATATCTCGATGCACACGTTCGATCCTTTCCCGAGCGTTGCACCTGAAACAGATAAGCGATCGCGTTCGGTACAAAATCTTTTGCATAAGTCGAGAAACGATCGTTGTTTTTCGAACAATGTACAATACGATCTCTTCCAAAGGTGTTCTTAATTGCATCGAAACGATATATCTCGAACTCGAGAAAGACACCTgcaacgaagaaacgaacgagcgCGTTGCAGCTGATACACGAGTCTTCCAGATTACGCAACGCGACTCATGCTTAACCGAGTGTGGGACTCGACGTGTTCTCCGACTCGCGAGCGTGGAGACCCTTAGATTtaaatcgttctctctctctctctctctctctctctctctctctctctctctctctctctctctctccttcttcaaCGTGTAAAATCGTATAAACTGCGAAGATAGGATCTGCGTCGACCACGCCTCGAAAGACGATCGAACCTCCTCTACCGTATACGTCGAAATCATTTTTGACGTATTCCAAGCGAATTAGCATAGGGTGCGTCCTGTAGGCTTTATCGAGACTCGAGAGACTTACGTTTACTTTACGTAAGAGTACAGCGCATATAACGGAAGCCATCACTCGACATTGACGTTAGACAATAGCCACCGTGTGGCAGGATGATTCCTTACCGACTACCTCGCTTCTCCTATGCCCCTATTGAATTTCCATACGCGCAAATTCCCTTCGACGAGAGCGTCTTCCGCTAAAGGAAGGGACGCGTCAAACCGGTAAAGCACCTTGGCTAAGTACATGTAAAGTATGATTTCTTCTCACGAAAAATATCCTATCGTTTCGAACGAGTACTCcttcgaaattatatttttacgaagcTGATAAATCTTCTGTAACATAGTtcaataaaacgataataaatattttctattcgtgAAAAAAGATACGATGAAATACGTTCGTAGTATCGATTTGCTACCCACTCTCGACGATCCTTACGAAAAGGCAAAGTCGATTTCGACCATCTTCCCGCCAGAAACCTTTGTATCTACCATCGGTATCATTTCTACGCGAATTCTGCATTACCGACGTGTCGGTAAGTAGGATTACCGATGTATCGACGATCGAAAAGCGTCGTTCTAGATTTCTACGTTATCGTTTACGGTCGAGATCATACCGCGTTACGACGAGAAGATAACTTTCAAGAAAGACCGATGTGAACTTCACAGAGGGATCTTTATAAGCTTTAGAAAGGGATCGACCCCTTGAGAAGAGCAGGTTTCTCGTCTGGAAACACAAAGAGAGTGTCGTCACGGATCGACGATTCAAACGAGTTTCAACGGAAAAGTGAGAATCTCTTCGCTGGGAAGAATGTTTCTAGCGATCTACCAACCGAACGACGCGTATAAAAATGAGTGAATCTTCGAGTTAACCTAGCGATAAAATCGAGAAGAAATCAAACgtgtaaaagaaattatttcgaatcgatAGAAAGGTGCAATGTGCAAGGTGCCATATTCTTCGTGGGGAAAACGCTACTAGACAGCTGATCGTACGCGAGCCGAGAAAAATCAAATGCGTCGAAGCGTCTCTCGTGGTGATCGCAAGAGCCGATCAGTTCGTGACCGAGAAGCTTTTATTCGAAcgagttaattaaaattcaatacgCGATCTCCTATTATTTCTCGACGATCGAAGAGAGGGAAGGTATCCATCCTCGTGTATATACACTTGTCGCATCCTCGTTCTACGTTATCGACGGAGTACGTGAGAGATATACGGTAACACGTTGGTCGGCGAGATACACttgttcgaaaataaaaggaaaaggctTCCTCCTTCTGTATACCTTCCTCTCGAGAAATTTTCAAGGATAACCGGTATCGTATTCTGTAACGGATGATGTAAGTCCGCaccttttgtctttcttcgcTGGCCGTTAAAAATCTGAAcgcgtcttcttcttcttcttcttcatcgtcgtcgttatcgtcgtcgtcgtcgtcgtcgtcgtcgtcatcgtcgtggTCGTATTCGTCGTGTTGTGCGTGCATGCGGCGTgaatgcgcgcgcgcgcgcacgtgcgTTGCGTACATACGTGTGTTCGTGGTGACCGAACGCCGTGGGTGAGCTCGTCGTACACCCACTTACACAGGTGgcttcctttttcattcacGCCGCGCGGCTTCGTGCAAAGACGGCAGTATAGAAAAGACCTCTTGGAAGGATTTCCTCCTTGCTTATAGCAGTACGTGCCACGATGACGCCAACAACGTTACTACTATTTTCGTCCTCGACGAATTCGAtcgtcgttcttctctttctcgtcgccCTCGCAAACGCCAATTACACGGACATTAATTTACCGGCGAGTCATATGAGATActactttcattcttttcccaCGGTGGCCGAAAAGTGCCGAAACGATACGTCCTGTCCGTATAAGGtaagcgttttttttttccttcttttcttttttttttttattttttaatttaatttaattttttttttctttttatattttttctcttgctttgttttgttttgtttccaTTTCCATTCTTGTCGTAACATTTAGACAAGATCATTTCTCGTAATATCGCCAGTAAAATCGTCACGCATTGTACTTTTCGAAATTTCGCGCGTCTCCAAGTTTATTAATAcagagaaatatttgaaagttaTCGTCACAGGACAGTTTTAACGCCAAAGCGTGCTGGGGTTACGAGACCGAATGTAAGGAAGAAAATTCCTTTTCCGTTCCTCATTGTCCGGGTGATCACAAAGGATGGGTAGCAACGAAGAAGGCGCAATTAGACACGTTTTATGCACAAGGAGATTTTGGCTACGTGCGAGATCAAAGAAGGGAAATGATCGTGATGTGCGAGCCTCTTTTTGCCGTAAGTATTTGTACGTTTCGGCTGAAATATCTTTCCCGAGGAAAATTTCGATCGTATCTCGTTTGTCTAAGGACGACTCGTCGTTGGAGTGCTCCGAACATATGAGATTCTGCAGAGCTAGAAACGTTCTATTAAATTTCACGGATCTTCTGTACAGAAAGGAACCTATAAGATACAAAATGGATGTTTTGAAGGAAGGCCAAATCGGTGGTTATTGCACGTAAGGGAACGTTTAGCGTTTCTAAAAGTAATTCGTTTGATTTAACCAAGGATTTAACAGGAACGGCAAAACATCGTTCTGTCAAATTTAGGCTGAACGAAAAGAAGCTACGAGAACACGCGGATCACATCAGCCCGCTGCAATCCTGGGGACCGGAGTTACGAAATTTTCGTAGGTTTCATCGACGTCCGATCGTCGAAGGCGATTGCGATATCGTTATAGAAAAACCTACGTACATAATGAAAATAGATGCCAGTAAGCATTCgtcgatttattattcgaattttaaCATACTTAAATACGTTACATTCGTTTCCACGCTTTCGTCCTCtctcctttcattttccttttctcctcttctttctctcgttcttttgacttttctccttttctctctaacGTTCTACGAAAGACAAATTGTTTTAGTAGTAAACATGTATCATCATTTTTGCGACTTCTTCAATCTGTACGCGTCGTTGCACGTCAATCTTTCGCATCCAACCGCTTTTAGTACGGACAATCATATAATGATCTGGGAAAGCTACAGGTAATTGACATCGGCATAAAACAAAAACTACCACTTCTAGAGAAACTGTAACgtctcgttcgttttattttcagttATCGATCGGCCTTTCAAGATACGTTCGAAGCTTTCACGAGCAATCCACTGTGGGATCTTAAAACGTTTCGCGGTGAAACAGTTTGCTTCCGGAATCTCGTATTTCCATTACTACCACGAATGATATTTGGACTTTATTACAACACGCCTCTCGTACGCGTATTAccttttcgataaatatcaaCGTCATACGAAGTATCGCCATTAACGActtatcgtttcgtttttcagATTTATGGCTGCGAGAAGAGTGGCTTGTTTAAAGCTTTCGGAGATCACGTGTTACACAGACTCAAAATACCTctactcgaaagaaaaaatgagaaaatacgTGTAACCTTGCTCAGCAGAGACACCCAATacagaaaaattttaaacgagGAAGAATTAGTACGagctttgaaagaaaataaagaatacgaAGTTCGAAAAgtacgaataaatttctaaccTGTGTACCGAGATGACAGAGGATCTACGTATCCTTACGAGCGAGCGTATACAACTAACTTCTACGCGTATTTTCCAGGTTGTTTATAACAAGAAAGTATCTTTCAAAAAACAACTTCAAATCACAAGAAATACCGATATATTCATCGGTATACACGGAGCGGGCCTTACTCATCTTTTGTTTCTACCTGACTGGGCTGCTGTTTTTGAGATGTGAGGACTATATCGATACGTATCAAATCGATATTCGAGAATTATCGATATAGCAAACAACGCGTAGGAACGTATACATTTATCACGTTTtgatacgttttttttttttttttttgtagatacaATTGCGAGGATCCCAGTTGTTACAAAGATCTTGCGAGATTACGaggtatcaaatattttacgtGGGAAGAcaattcgaaattaattcaaCAAGATCCTGTGAGTGATCGAAATCTTCGTTGCTCTCGTTGACGTAATCTTTTGTCGATAACTACTATTATTAACCtacaattttgttttcgtaCAGGGTACACATCCCGACGGTGGAGCTCATGCCAAATTTACGAATTATCATTTTGAGGTTAAAGAATTCCTACGCATTGTTTCTTTAGCTAGTACTCACGTGAAACATCATAACGCTTTCAAAGATTTCTTAAGCAACAATATGGTtcaaaaaacgaagaagaaagatagtagAATACTCGTTGAAACGTCATCGGAGGAGAATGCGTCCAAAGTACAACATAAGCGTGACACTCGATCCAAGGACGAATTATGACGAATTTAGGAAGATCGATttcctaataaaaaatactaaacaACGGGTATATCGTCGACGAACACTGTAATTACAAATACACAAAGGAAACGCTTCGTTACCAGTTAAactattttacttatttttataccgatgtacatacatatttgttttgataaaaaagaaataaatatgagaCGTTTCTCGATATGTCTGTGCATTGCACCTGGcagtgattatttttttcaactaATTTATTAACTATGGTCGGGTCGTTGATCGTAATTAACTATATATTACAGAAGTAAATTTTCTGTCGTTGGGTTATAGAAgacattattttatacgacGTCGATGAGTATTGACGATATACGTGGTATACATCTTTTTCATCGTATAACGCACATCATACGCAAATTTCATTACGTTAACTTTATACGTTTTACATTTTGACTTGCACTTGGCatctgtataatattaaaatgaaaaatatatttacagcCATATATGCGATCATTATCTGAAGAGCTGTATTTTTTCCAATGTATAACGTTGATAAGAGTAAATTAATGACACCTGTTAACATGTTAcacgacaagaaaaaaataagtccGTTATAATTCACAGCctcaaaaatttctaaagttCTCTTAATCGGACTATCAACGGGTAAATCCTGCGAACTCTCTTGCTTTATATCctgcttattttcttttctagtttTAAAACCGGCTTTGTGTCTTTTATGTTTAACTTCGCCCATTTTTTCTAATACcttgtcatttttattatctacgaTTTTATGATCCGTTGTTGCATAAATCAATATATCCGTTACTACTTCGATGAGTAATAAGAGCGTAAGTATCATAGTGCATAATGTAACTATCCATGAACAATAACCTGCATTGGCTAATCTTCTTGATATCCTGAAGTATTTGTCGCAAAATAACGTCGCGGCACATGCCTGGGCTGCtatcaatgataattttaCGCACAGTATCATCGATTCGTTGTAACTTGCGTCTAAATCATATCCAAAGATtgtaatatgaatattttttctaggATATAAAGTAGTACctaaatttaaatttagataAGTGCAGTGTATCAATCTCCCAACCGCAACACCGATTAGATATAATCCTACGTAACCTGGCATAGACATGAGACCTTCTCTATTCGCTGTAATAAAATCAACTCTTGGTTCATTGCTTAAAATCCAATCTTTCAAACCATTATTAGTTAAGATATATTCGTGCATAGCCAAAATCCATATACCAGAAAGTAAAGAATACCTCGAGTTTATCGTACTTGTTATTGTTCTAGTAAATAATTTGACAAATGCCAATGTTATAAAGAAATTCCAATGAACTCCGTATTCGGTAATATGTCTTTGATAACCTAAAACTTCTATAGCTAAGAATTTTCCACACCCTAACAATAATAACGGAATAGAACTCTTTAGAGGTCTTTTCAGATTCCTTGATAGCGTACTAAAGAAACCTAATTTTGATTGACTACTGAAATCTCTAGCCTCTGGCGAGACTAAAGCATTagctattataaatataccaACACCGGTATCCATTAAACTATAACCAAATACTTCGGTTTTGG
Coding sequences within it:
- the LOC122631622 gene encoding uncharacterized protein At4g17910-like is translated as MESSRDKEHYRLEQEAFVSNHGGTTSQEVVHVILPNICGVLLTITTLGLYGKYLHRNVKIVIEFMLTVVPCILCCTILSEYVSNVCVFMIILSFINIMLMRIKVHALTSCILRPVKGKRPFVTNFRALSNIITVICILAVDFRIFPRKFAKTEVFGYSLMDTGVGIFIIANALVSPEARDFSSQSKLGFFSTLSRNLKRPLKSSIPLLLLGCGKFLAIEVLGYQRHITEYGVHWNFFITLAFVKLFTRTITSTINSRYSLLSGIWILAMHEYILTNNGLKDWILSNEPRVDFITANREGLMSMPGYVGLYLIGVAVGRLIHCTYLNLNLGTTLYPRKNIHITIFGYDLDASYNESMILCVKLSLIAAQACAATLFCDKYFRISRRLANAGYCSWIVTLCTMILTLLLLIEVVTDILIYATTDHKIVDNKNDKVLEKMGEVKHKRHKAGFKTRKENKQDIKQESSQDLPVDSPIKRTLEIFEAVNYNGLIFFLSCNMLTGVINLLLSTLYIGKNTALQIMIAYMAVNIFFILILYRCQVQVKM
- the LOC122631620 gene encoding EGF domain-specific O-linked N-acetylglucosamine transferase isoform X1, whose amino-acid sequence is MTPTTLLLFSSSTNSIVVLLFLVALANANYTDINLPASHMRYYFHSFPTVAEKCRNDTSCPYKDSFNAKACWGYETECKEENSFSVPHCPGDHKGWVATKKAQLDTFYAQGDFGYVRDQRREMIVMCEPLFADDSSLECSEHMRFCRARNVLLNFTDLLYRKEPIRYKMDVLKEGQIGGYCTLNEKKLREHADHISPLQSWGPELRNFRRFHRRPIVEGDCDIVIEKPTYIMKIDAIVNMYHHFCDFFNLYASLHVNLSHPTAFSTDNHIMIWESYSYRSAFQDTFEAFTSNPLWDLKTFRGETVCFRNLVFPLLPRMIFGLYYNTPLIYGCEKSGLFKAFGDHVLHRLKIPLLERKNEKIRVTLLSRDTQYRKILNEEELVRALKENKEYEVRKVVYNKKVSFKKQLQITRNTDIFIGIHGAGLTHLLFLPDWAAVFEIYNCEDPSCYKDLARLRGIKYFTWEDNSKLIQQDPGTHPDGGAHAKFTNYHFEVKEFLRIVSLASTHVKHHNAFKDFLSNNMVQKTKKKDSRILVETSSEENASKVQHKRDTRSKDEL
- the LOC122631620 gene encoding EGF domain-specific O-linked N-acetylglucosamine transferase isoform X2; translated protein: MTPTTLLLFSSSTNSIVVLLFLVALANANYTDINLPASHMRYYFHSFPTVAEKCRNDTSCPYKDSFNAKACWGYETECKEENSFSVPHCPGDHKGWVATKKAQLDTFYAQGDFGYVRDQRREMIVMCEPLFADDSSLECSEHMRFCRARNVLLNFTDLLYRKEPIRYKMDVLKEGQIGGYCTLNEKKLREHADHISPLQSWGPELRNFRRFHRRPIVEGDCDIVIEKPTYIMKIDAINMYHHFCDFFNLYASLHVNLSHPTAFSTDNHIMIWESYSYRSAFQDTFEAFTSNPLWDLKTFRGETVCFRNLVFPLLPRMIFGLYYNTPLIYGCEKSGLFKAFGDHVLHRLKIPLLERKNEKIRVTLLSRDTQYRKILNEEELVRALKENKEYEVRKVVYNKKVSFKKQLQITRNTDIFIGIHGAGLTHLLFLPDWAAVFEIYNCEDPSCYKDLARLRGIKYFTWEDNSKLIQQDPGTHPDGGAHAKFTNYHFEVKEFLRIVSLASTHVKHHNAFKDFLSNNMVQKTKKKDSRILVETSSEENASKVQHKRDTRSKDEL